The following are from one region of the Pogoniulus pusillus isolate bPogPus1 chromosome 33, bPogPus1.pri, whole genome shotgun sequence genome:
- the PKIB gene encoding cAMP-dependent protein kinase inhibitor beta isoform X1, with translation MTDVEPVVTDFAASGRSGRRNALPDILGSPAGAGTSDLPHKLAELSLSEADIDQQAQGAGKSASISNSFGDTASCNLLYEGAEGEVPSSQALLESKETEGKSSDS, from the exons ATGACTGATGTGGAGCCTGTGGTGACAGATTTCGCCGCGTCGGGACGGTCAGGCCGCCGGAACGCCTTACCAGACATCCTGGGttctcctgctggagctgggactTCAGACCTGCCACacaaactggctgagctctctcTTTCAGAAG CTGACATTGATCAGCAGGCACAAGGAGCAGGAAAATCAGCATCAATAAGCAATTCCTTTGGGGACACTGCAAGTTGCAACTTGCTTT ATGAAGGAGCAGAGGGTGAAGTGCCATCATCCCAAGCCTTACTGGAAAGCAAAGAGACAGAAGGGAAAAGCAGTGACTCCTAA
- the PKIB gene encoding cAMP-dependent protein kinase inhibitor beta isoform X2: MTDVEPVVTDFAASGRSGRRNALPDILGSPAGAGTSDLPHKLAELSLSEDEGAEGEVPSSQALLESKETEGKSSDS; the protein is encoded by the exons ATGACTGATGTGGAGCCTGTGGTGACAGATTTCGCCGCGTCGGGACGGTCAGGCCGCCGGAACGCCTTACCAGACATCCTGGGttctcctgctggagctgggactTCAGACCTGCCACacaaactggctgagctctctcTTTCAGAAG ATGAAGGAGCAGAGGGTGAAGTGCCATCATCCCAAGCCTTACTGGAAAGCAAAGAGACAGAAGGGAAAAGCAGTGACTCCTAA